CCTTCACGGCGGAGAGATCGTGACGACCCTTGTAGGTCATCGTCTCCTTCTCCAGCCGCAGCGGCGTCCAGGCCCCCGAGGGAGAATCGAGCTGGTACTCCACCCGGCGCACCCCCGCGCCCGTGGGGCCATCACTCGCCTGGACGGCGATCTCCAGGTAGCCCTGGAGCGCGTCACCCGTGGGCTGGAGGACCGTGACATTCGGTGCCGAGGAGTACAGACCCAGCATGGCGGCCAGCAGGTGTGCGCCGACCACGCACAAAACACCCATCGACGGGGCCCACGTCGTCCAGACGGCCGGCCTGACATGACTGTGCTTGGAGGTGGTTGCCATGCCCCTCCCCAAAGCCAGAAGCGTGCCGGACCCGTGTCGCCCACGCCCCTCGTGAGGGCGTCTTCCCGAGCCCCTCCTTTCTTTCGGGAAAACAGAGAGTTGCCCGGTCTGTCCGGATTGAAGACGCCCCGCGTCAATCCGCCTCCCCAGCGTCTCCCGGAGCGACGCGGAACTTCTTACCGGGACACTCCCGAACAGTCAGGAAGAAACTCCAGCATCCCCCCGGCTGGAGGCCTGTCCCCGTCCCCTCGGGCCCGGGGTGCCGGGGCGCGGGAGGTACGAGGGGCAGTGTGGGATCCGGGACGGTCGAAAACCGGGGCCTTGACGGCCACTCGCGGATAAGACGTCCGGACCCCGGGAACGAGAGGACGCGTGGACCCGACCGCCCTGCTGTTGAGCCTGCGCCTCGCGGGCTGGACGACGATGCTGCTGCTTCCGCTGGGGTTGCCCATCGCCTGGTGGCTCGCCCGTTCGCGGTGGCGGTGGAAGTTCCTGCTCGAGGCCCTGGTCTCGCTCCCGCTGGTGCTGCCCCCCACGGTGCTCGGCTTCTACCTGCTGCGGGCCATGGGCCCCCGGGGTCCGCTGGGGCCCGCCTTCGAGGCGCTCTCCGGACACCCCCTGCCCTTCAGCTTCGAGGGCCTGCTGCTCGCCTCCGTCCTCTCCAGTCTGCCCTTCTCCGTCCAGCCCTTCACGGCCGCGCTCGCGGGCGTGGATCCCCGCCTCATCGAGGCCTCGTGGTGCCTGGGCGTGTCCCGCGCGCGGACGTTCTTCCGGGTGGTGCTGCCCCTGGCGGCCACGGGCATCCTCTCCGGCATGGTGCTCACGTTCGCGCACGCGCTGGGGGAGTTCGGCGTGGTGCTGATGGTGGGCGGCAACCTCCCGGGCCGCACGCGCACGGCCTCCATCGCCATCTACGACGCGGTGCAGGCGCTGGACTATGACGCGGCGGGGAGGATGTCGCTCGTGCTGCTCGTCGTGTCGTTCGTCGTGCTGGCCCTCACCCAGGGGCTGCGCCGTGGGAGGGAGGGCGCATGGACGCGGCGCTCCTGATCGAGTTGGAGAAGCGCTTCCGGGACGGCCCCACCATCCACGCCCACCTGACGCTGCCCGCCACGCCGGGCCGGGTCGCGGTGCTCTTCGGCCCCTCGGGCGCGGGGAAGACCACGGTGCTGCGCGCCCTGGCGGGGCTGGACAGGCCCGAGCACGGCCGCATCCTCTTCCACGGGGAGACGTGGTGTGACTCGAGCACCCGCGTCTTCCTGCCACCCCAGGCGCGGCGCATCGGCTTTCTCTTCCAGGACTACGCGCTGTTTCCCCACCTCACCGCGGAGCAGAACGTGCAATTCGGCCTCGCGCACCTGCCCGTGGCCGAGCGCCAGGAGCGCTCGCGCGCCCTCTTCTCGCTGCTGCACCTGGAGGGACTGGAGCGCCGGGGCGCGCGCGAGTTGTCCGGAGGCCAACAGCAACGGGTGGCCCTGGCGCGGGCGCTCGCCATCCGCCCGCGCTTGCTGCTGCTGGACGAGCCCCTGTCGGCGCTGGACGCGCCCTCGCGCGAGGGACTCCGGGGCGAGCTGCGGCGGCTGCTGCGCGAGCTGGGCGTCCCCACGGTGGTGGTGACGCATGATCGGCTCGAGGCGCTCGCGCTGGGAGACGATCTCGTCGCCATGGAGCAGGGCCGGGTGTGCCAGGTGGGGCCGGTGGCCGACGTGTTCAACCACCCGGCCGAGCTCGCGGTGGCGCGGATGACGGGGATTGAAACCGTGCTGCCGGGCCGGGTGGTGCGGCGCGAGACGGGGCTGGCCACGGTGGAGGTGGGTCCCCACGCCCTGCTCGCCCTGGAGTCCACGCCCGGAGGAGACGCCGTCTTCGTCTGTCTGCGCGCGGAGGACGTCACCCTCGGCCCGCCCGAGGCCGCGCCCACCAGCGCGCGCAACCGGTTGGCGTGCACCGTGGTGTCGCTCGTGCCCGAGGGTGCCCTGGTGCGCGTGACGCTCGACGCGGGCGTGCCCCTGGTGGCCCGGGTGACACGGCTGTCGCGCGAGGAGCTGGGGCTCGCCGAGGGACGCGCCGTCACCGCCTCCTTCAAGGCGCCCGCCGTGCGGCTCGTTCCCCGCCCGTGAGTGCCCCCCAGCGCCCGGCCGCGCTCAGGTGGCGCGAGCGTGGGCGAGCACCCGCTGGAACGCCAGCCGCTGGAGCAGCCACCGCCACGGCGAGCGCAACGCACCGCGGGCACGCGCCCCGCCGCGCCCGACCAGCAAGGACTCCATCGCCGAGCCCACCCCCAGCAGCACCGCCCCGTGCAGCCGCTGGGCCGCGTGCTGGCAGAACAGCTCCTGCTTGGGCGTGTCCATGGACACCCACACCAGATCGGGCCGCGTGAGTTCAATGCGGTCGATCAAGGTGTCCACCCACGGCCCCCGGCCATTGTCCGGCACGTCCGGCGCGGCCACGCCCACCGCCAGGAGCCCGTAGCGATCGCGCAGCGCGCCCGCGGCCCACTCCGAGAGCTTCGGACGCTCGGCCACCACGACGACGCGCCAGGCCCGCTCCCGCGCCAGGGTCGCCAGCGGCGGCAACCACTGCGCGCCCGCTCGCGGTTCCAGGGCGAGCGCGGGTACCCCCAGACGCCCGGCGGCGCGGATCATCGAGGGGCCTCCCGCCAGCGACAACTCCGCGGTGGCGAGCGCCGAGCGCAACACCTCGTCGCGTTCGGCGCGCACCACCTGCTCCACGTCCGGCAGGAGGATACGTCCCCCCTGGCCGCCCGTGACGAGTCCCTCGACGGCCCGGAGCACCTCATCCAGGCGGCCCAGGTCCAGGGGGACGTGTCCGATGCGCACCCGCGGCAAGCCGCCCGCGGGGCTCTTGTCGAACCGCCAGGGCCTGGACGGAACGAGCCCAGCCCGTGCCGTCACCAGCCTCATCACCCCACGCATGACCCGCCTCCTCCTGACGCCCTCTAAGGGAACGACACAGTGGTGTCGCGAG
This Cystobacter fuscus DSM 2262 DNA region includes the following protein-coding sequences:
- the modB gene encoding molybdate ABC transporter permease subunit — encoded protein: MDPTALLLSLRLAGWTTMLLLPLGLPIAWWLARSRWRWKFLLEALVSLPLVLPPTVLGFYLLRAMGPRGPLGPAFEALSGHPLPFSFEGLLLASVLSSLPFSVQPFTAALAGVDPRLIEASWCLGVSRARTFFRVVLPLAATGILSGMVLTFAHALGEFGVVLMVGGNLPGRTRTASIAIYDAVQALDYDAAGRMSLVLLVVSFVVLALTQGLRRGREGAWTRRS
- a CDS encoding ABC transporter ATP-binding protein; its protein translation is MDAALLIELEKRFRDGPTIHAHLTLPATPGRVAVLFGPSGAGKTTVLRALAGLDRPEHGRILFHGETWCDSSTRVFLPPQARRIGFLFQDYALFPHLTAEQNVQFGLAHLPVAERQERSRALFSLLHLEGLERRGARELSGGQQQRVALARALAIRPRLLLLDEPLSALDAPSREGLRGELRRLLRELGVPTVVVTHDRLEALALGDDLVAMEQGRVCQVGPVADVFNHPAELAVARMTGIETVLPGRVVRRETGLATVEVGPHALLALESTPGGDAVFVCLRAEDVTLGPPEAAPTSARNRLACTVVSLVPEGALVRVTLDAGVPLVARVTRLSREELGLAEGRAVTASFKAPAVRLVPRP
- a CDS encoding WecB/TagA/CpsF family glycosyltransferase — translated: MRGVMRLVTARAGLVPSRPWRFDKSPAGGLPRVRIGHVPLDLGRLDEVLRAVEGLVTGGQGGRILLPDVEQVVRAERDEVLRSALATAELSLAGGPSMIRAAGRLGVPALALEPRAGAQWLPPLATLARERAWRVVVVAERPKLSEWAAGALRDRYGLLAVGVAAPDVPDNGRGPWVDTLIDRIELTRPDLVWVSMDTPKQELFCQHAAQRLHGAVLLGVGSAMESLLVGRGGARARGALRSPWRWLLQRLAFQRVLAHARAT